One Halobacterium sp. DL1 DNA window includes the following coding sequences:
- a CDS encoding agmatinase: protein MFPGAHDADPESAGTTADYVVVGAPLDISTSFRPGARFGPDRIRKFARTFEDYHHASGAHFSDHGVADYGDVHAWNDAAEYLDYLEGVLTDAHWNDAVPVVLGGEHTVSVAGVRAADPDVFVALDAHLDLRESYDGDPLSHSTVTRHALDVADEAVVVGARSGSEAEWERASEGDVTVVPPEDAADWTPDVDGDVYLSVDVDAADPAFAPGTGTPEPFGLDSTTIRDVVRALAPEAVGFDVVEVNDHDDGQAATLAAKLVREFVHAHADG, encoded by the coding sequence ATGTTCCCCGGCGCCCACGACGCCGACCCGGAGTCGGCCGGCACCACGGCCGACTACGTGGTCGTGGGCGCACCACTCGACATCTCTACCTCCTTCCGACCGGGCGCTCGTTTCGGCCCGGACCGCATCCGCAAGTTCGCACGCACCTTCGAGGACTACCACCACGCCTCAGGCGCTCACTTCTCCGACCACGGCGTCGCCGACTACGGCGACGTCCACGCGTGGAACGACGCCGCGGAGTACCTCGACTACCTCGAGGGCGTGCTCACCGACGCCCACTGGAACGACGCCGTCCCCGTCGTCCTCGGCGGCGAGCACACCGTCAGCGTCGCGGGCGTTCGCGCCGCCGACCCCGACGTCTTCGTCGCACTCGACGCCCACCTCGACCTCCGCGAATCCTACGACGGCGACCCGCTGAGCCACTCGACGGTGACCCGCCACGCCCTCGACGTCGCCGACGAAGCGGTCGTCGTCGGTGCGCGCTCGGGCAGCGAGGCCGAGTGGGAGCGCGCCAGCGAGGGCGATGTCACCGTCGTTCCTCCCGAGGATGCGGCGGACTGGACGCCCGACGTCGACGGCGACGTCTACCTCAGTGTGGACGTCGACGCCGCCGACCCAGCGTTCGCCCCCGGCACGGGCACCCCGGAGCCGTTCGGCCTCGACTCCACGACGATTCGGGACGTCGTGCGTGCGTTGGCTCCCGAGGCTGTGGGGTTCGATGTCGTGGAGGTCAACGACCACGACGACGGGCAGGCTGCTACTCTGGCCGCGAAACTGGTCCGGGAGTTCGTTCACGCTCACGCGGACGGCTAG
- a CDS encoding translation initiation factor 5A produces the protein MAKEQTEVRELQEGNYVMIEDAACKINAYSTAKPGKHGSAKARIEARGVFDEKKRSLSQPVDAKIWIPIVNRKQGQVVSKESDTVAQVMDLDTYETVTMQIPADLDVQSDDNIEYLEFEGQRKILQD, from the coding sequence ATGGCGAAAGAGCAGACGGAAGTGCGCGAACTGCAGGAGGGCAACTACGTCATGATCGAGGACGCCGCCTGCAAAATCAACGCCTACAGCACCGCCAAGCCCGGCAAGCACGGCAGTGCGAAGGCACGAATCGAGGCCCGCGGCGTCTTCGACGAGAAGAAACGCAGCCTCAGTCAGCCGGTGGACGCGAAGATCTGGATCCCCATCGTCAACCGGAAGCAGGGACAGGTCGTCTCCAAGGAGTCCGACACCGTCGCGCAGGTGATGGACCTCGACACGTACGAGACCGTCACGATGCAGATTCCCGCCGACCTCGACGTGCAGTCCGACGACAACATCGAGTACCTCGAGTTCGAGGGCCAGCGCAAGATCCTCCAGGACTGA
- a CDS encoding aminotransferase, translating to MDVAPFELERWFAEYEHDADVMLAESGVRSLPASDFDTDPGELGYVIPTKGAPDVRTAIAEEHVRTADEVVCTVGTQEANFLVFQSLLSPGDHAVVVTPTYQSLHAIPESICDVTRVPLDRPEWTLDVDAVADAIRPETELVVVNNPNNPTGRQHDEETIQALYDLAADADAYLLGDEVYRLLAEDPLPPVASLGERAISTSGLSKTYGLAGLRFGWLAGPSEVVDAAERWKDYTTISPTKFGQHVARQVLTDREAELREDALDHVRENREITADWAREHGIDWPDPVGCNAFLGVPAGFENSEAFCRTVVEDASVVLAPGRCFGDAYDDYFRVGFGLPTAELREGLDRVSTVL from the coding sequence ATGGACGTAGCGCCGTTCGAACTGGAGCGGTGGTTCGCGGAGTACGAACACGACGCCGATGTGATGCTCGCTGAGAGCGGCGTCCGGAGCCTCCCGGCGAGCGACTTCGACACGGACCCCGGCGAACTGGGGTACGTGATTCCCACGAAGGGCGCGCCGGACGTGCGGACAGCCATTGCCGAGGAACACGTGCGGACTGCCGACGAGGTGGTCTGCACGGTGGGGACTCAGGAGGCGAACTTCCTCGTCTTCCAGTCGCTGCTGTCGCCGGGCGACCACGCCGTCGTCGTCACGCCGACGTACCAGAGCCTCCACGCGATTCCAGAGTCCATCTGCGACGTGACCCGCGTCCCGCTCGACAGGCCGGAGTGGACGCTGGACGTCGACGCCGTCGCGGACGCGATTCGCCCAGAGACGGAACTCGTGGTGGTGAACAACCCGAACAACCCGACCGGGCGGCAACACGACGAGGAGACAATCCAGGCGCTCTACGACCTCGCTGCGGACGCAGACGCTTACCTCCTCGGCGACGAGGTGTACCGCCTGCTCGCCGAGGACCCACTGCCACCCGTTGCGAGTCTCGGCGAGCGCGCCATCAGCACGTCGGGCCTCTCGAAGACGTACGGGCTCGCTGGCCTCCGGTTCGGCTGGCTCGCCGGACCCAGCGAGGTGGTCGACGCCGCGGAGCGCTGGAAGGACTACACCACCATCTCACCCACCAAGTTCGGCCAGCACGTCGCCCGGCAGGTCCTCACGGACCGCGAGGCGGAACTGCGGGAGGACGCCCTCGACCACGTTCGGGAGAACCGAGAAATCACCGCGGACTGGGCACGAGAACACGGCATCGACTGGCCCGACCCCGTCGGTTGCAACGCGTTCCTCGGCGTGCCCGCGGGCTTCGAGAACTCCGAGGCGTTCTGCCGCACCGTGGTCGAGGACGCGTCCGTCGTGCTCGCGCCGGGCCGCTGCTTCGGCGACGCCTACGACGACTACTTCCGCGTCGGGTTCGGGCTGCCGACCGCGGAACTCCGGGAGGGCCTCGACCGGGTCTCGACAGTGCTCTGA
- a CDS encoding amidase has product MYLGNEAWPDLGDYFESESLALVPLGSTEQHGPHLPEGTDHVIAEAFARAAADETGFLCTPTVNVGVSGHHRQFHGTMWVSPSAFRNYVESLTRNLTSHGIDRVVFVNAHGGNVPHLREVGARLREDEVAYAVDWMWDESVPELVDDLFDQNGPHGGPKETAMLQYLEPELVHDDRLAEARDGGVPSVADAETIVHGARTYYDAADNTENGVLGDQTDATPAKGEQLFEAASDQLVQLCEWLDDQRFADLMPRDHV; this is encoded by the coding sequence ATGTATCTCGGCAACGAAGCGTGGCCGGACCTCGGCGACTACTTCGAGTCGGAGTCCCTCGCGCTGGTCCCGCTCGGCTCCACCGAACAGCACGGCCCGCACCTCCCGGAGGGCACCGACCACGTCATCGCGGAGGCGTTCGCGCGGGCGGCCGCCGACGAGACCGGCTTCCTCTGCACGCCAACCGTCAACGTCGGTGTCAGTGGCCATCACCGCCAGTTCCACGGCACGATGTGGGTCAGTCCGTCCGCCTTCCGCAACTACGTCGAATCACTCACGCGCAACCTCACATCCCACGGCATCGACCGCGTCGTGTTCGTGAACGCCCACGGCGGCAACGTCCCCCACCTCCGCGAGGTCGGAGCGCGACTCCGCGAGGACGAAGTGGCCTACGCCGTCGACTGGATGTGGGACGAGAGCGTCCCGGAACTGGTCGACGACCTGTTCGACCAGAACGGCCCCCACGGCGGCCCCAAGGAGACGGCGATGCTGCAGTACCTCGAACCCGAACTCGTCCACGACGACCGCCTCGCCGAGGCCCGCGACGGCGGCGTCCCGAGCGTCGCGGACGCCGAGACAATCGTCCACGGCGCGCGGACGTACTACGACGCCGCGGACAACACCGAGAACGGCGTGCTCGGCGACCAGACCGACGCCACCCCGGCGAAGGGAGAACAGCTGTTCGAGGCCGCGAGCGACCAGCTCGTCCAGCTGTGTGAGTGGCTCGACGACCAGCGGTTCGCGGACCTGATGCCCCGGGACCACGTGTAG
- a CDS encoding membrane protein, giving the protein MAVLRSYRRFVVVAWQFLPLVWGYLRDRRRFVLFGSSRPVTTETRVERAELLLDSLLTLGPTFIKLGQLLSTRPDVLPPEYVDVLTDLQDRVPPADWENARVVLEEELGPVDDVFDDFDREPISGASLGQVYTAQVEGEPVAVKVRRPGIEELVEADLRVVRWTLPVVARFVGEGRAFSLRSLADEFSKTIREEMNYDREAEMLTEIRANFADDPAVAIPPVYDDYSSSRVLTMQYISGTKISNVEELERKGIDRSRVAETLERTYLQMIIEDGVFHADPHPGNLAVRDDGTVVFYDFGMSGRVDEFVQQKIVDFYVAVANQDIDAILDALIEMGTLSPEADRATMAEVMELAIQDARGESIETYRVQQIVGKVEDTIYEFPLRLPSNLALVLRVATVVEGVCVTLDPDFDFISVATEYLTEQGYREESIKQFATQTAEQFRDSAQSAVRIPPKLEDALNRVEREDLHVRADLEDSNGVVDRLARRLVLGLVLATSVPTTALLYAFENFTPATAISATFTLLVALALYRSFRKRQGIRATPQFTRQNLRGRGED; this is encoded by the coding sequence GTGGCGGTACTCCGGTCGTACCGCCGGTTCGTCGTCGTCGCGTGGCAGTTCCTCCCGCTCGTCTGGGGCTACCTCCGCGACCGGCGGCGGTTCGTCCTGTTCGGGAGCAGTCGGCCCGTCACCACGGAGACGCGCGTCGAACGCGCCGAACTACTGCTCGACTCGCTGCTCACGCTCGGGCCGACGTTCATCAAACTCGGGCAACTGCTCTCGACGCGACCGGACGTCCTCCCCCCGGAGTACGTCGACGTGCTCACCGACCTCCAGGACCGCGTGCCGCCCGCCGACTGGGAGAACGCCAGAGTGGTGCTGGAGGAGGAACTCGGCCCCGTCGACGACGTGTTCGACGACTTCGACCGTGAACCCATCAGCGGCGCGAGCCTCGGCCAGGTGTACACCGCCCAGGTCGAAGGCGAACCGGTCGCGGTGAAGGTCCGGCGCCCCGGAATCGAGGAGCTCGTCGAGGCCGACCTCCGGGTCGTCCGGTGGACGCTCCCGGTCGTGGCCCGGTTCGTCGGTGAGGGGCGGGCGTTCAGCCTCCGGAGCCTCGCCGACGAGTTCTCGAAGACCATCCGCGAGGAGATGAACTACGACCGCGAGGCCGAGATGCTCACCGAGATCCGCGCGAACTTCGCGGACGACCCGGCGGTCGCCATCCCCCCGGTGTACGACGACTACTCCAGCAGCCGGGTGCTCACGATGCAGTACATCTCGGGCACGAAGATATCGAACGTCGAGGAACTCGAGCGCAAGGGCATCGACCGCTCGCGGGTCGCCGAGACCCTCGAACGCACCTACCTCCAGATGATCATCGAGGACGGCGTCTTCCACGCCGACCCGCACCCGGGTAATCTCGCGGTGCGCGACGATGGCACCGTCGTCTTCTACGACTTCGGGATGAGCGGTCGCGTCGACGAGTTCGTCCAGCAGAAGATCGTGGACTTCTACGTCGCGGTCGCCAACCAGGACATCGACGCAATCCTCGACGCGCTCATCGAGATGGGGACGCTCTCCCCGGAGGCCGACCGCGCCACGATGGCGGAGGTGATGGAACTCGCCATCCAGGACGCCCGCGGGGAGTCCATCGAGACGTACCGCGTCCAGCAGATCGTGGGGAAGGTCGAGGACACCATCTACGAGTTCCCGCTGCGCCTGCCGTCGAACCTCGCGCTCGTGCTCCGGGTCGCCACCGTCGTCGAGGGAGTCTGTGTCACCCTCGACCCCGACTTCGACTTCATCTCCGTGGCGACGGAGTATCTCACCGAGCAGGGCTACCGCGAGGAGTCCATCAAGCAGTTCGCCACCCAGACCGCCGAGCAGTTCCGTGACTCCGCGCAGTCCGCGGTCCGCATCCCGCCGAAATTAGAGGACGCGCTGAACCGCGTCGAGCGCGAGGACCTCCACGTCCGCGCGGACCTCGAGGACAGCAACGGCGTCGTCGACCGCCTCGCGCGCCGCCTCGTGCTCGGTCTCGTGCTCGCGACGAGCGTCCCCACGACGGCGCTGCTGTACGCCTTCGAGAACTTCACCCCGGCGACCGCCATCTCGGCCACCTTCACGCTGCTCGTCGCGCTCGCGCTCTACCGGTCGTTCCGGAAGCGCCAGGGCATCCGCGCGACCCCGCAGTTCACCAGGCAGAACCTCCGCGGACGCGGCGAGGACTGA
- a CDS encoding molecular chaperone Hsp20 has protein sequence MSRLREALGNLPDSVFVDVLEREDAYLFVVDVAGVTAEDVDVRVDGRTLVVDAHRQKSVPSGFSYRTEERSLFLDLELPLPPDATDDGSAASVDHGVLEVRLPKRGETAHRVPVEG, from the coding sequence ATGTCCCGCTTGCGCGAAGCGCTAGGGAACCTGCCAGATTCGGTGTTCGTCGACGTGCTCGAACGGGAGGACGCCTACCTCTTCGTCGTCGACGTGGCCGGCGTCACTGCCGAGGACGTCGACGTTCGCGTCGACGGCCGGACGCTCGTCGTCGACGCACACCGCCAGAAGTCCGTTCCGAGCGGATTCAGCTACCGGACCGAGGAGCGCTCGCTGTTCCTCGACCTCGAACTCCCCCTGCCGCCGGACGCCACCGACGACGGTTCCGCCGCGTCTGTCGACCACGGCGTCCTCGAGGTCCGCCTGCCGAAGCGGGGGGAGACCGCCCACCGGGTTCCCGTCGAGGGGTAA
- a CDS encoding 3-phosphoglycerate kinase, with amino-acid sequence MGSPSDYDVWLFDLDGTLVDTEWSYTREVFDRVGDRVGREFTDREAEILWHGLGGSRNERLQSWGFDPAAFWAAFHDIEDPQRRAEATYLYEDAAHVADLDGPVGVVTHCAEFLAGPVIDHLGIADWFDVVLCCDDDTGWKPDPRPLELALGDVGLEPATHHGVYVGDAASDVGAAMNAGLDAVHVERHAPEKRGHCVLGDYRVESFDEVFEPRAD; translated from the coding sequence ATGGGCTCCCCGTCCGACTACGACGTCTGGCTGTTCGACCTCGACGGGACCCTCGTGGACACCGAGTGGTCGTACACGCGTGAGGTGTTCGACCGCGTGGGCGACCGCGTCGGCCGCGAGTTCACCGACCGCGAGGCCGAGATACTGTGGCACGGCCTCGGCGGGTCCCGGAACGAGCGCCTTCAGTCGTGGGGGTTCGACCCTGCGGCGTTCTGGGCGGCGTTCCACGACATCGAGGACCCGCAGCGCCGCGCCGAGGCCACCTACCTCTACGAAGACGCCGCCCACGTCGCCGACCTCGACGGCCCGGTCGGCGTCGTGACCCACTGCGCGGAGTTCCTCGCTGGCCCCGTCATCGACCACCTCGGCATCGCCGACTGGTTCGACGTCGTGCTCTGCTGTGACGACGATACGGGCTGGAAACCCGACCCTCGCCCCCTCGAACTCGCGCTCGGCGACGTCGGCCTCGAACCCGCCACCCACCACGGGGTGTACGTCGGCGACGCGGCGAGCGACGTGGGCGCCGCGATGAACGCGGGCCTCGACGCCGTCCACGTCGAACGCCACGCGCCGGAGAAGCGCGGCCACTGCGTGCTCGGCGACTACCGCGTCGAGTCCTTCGACGAGGTCTTCGAACCGCGAGCGGACTGA
- a CDS encoding serine protease: MRSDYLVVAVALLLVTAGFGAAGATPLDTGGASAAQTDSTVQQANCDYASLYEQTLDSVVGVGTAAGQGSGFVYQTFEDNDTSYVVTNAHVVGDASRVVVQFADETSSTAEVIGTDEIADLAVVRVADTPSDVEALPLAESTPTPGTKVAAIGSPFGLDESITHGIVSGVNRSLPTGQNAAIPTVLQTDAPINPGNSGGPLLTCEGTVVGVNTAGLPASRADNIGLAVPSTLVQRVVPALVENGSYEHAYLGVSLAPITPQLASANDLNTTEGVYVHRANEGTPVAGVLQGTTEVAVVDGNRVPVGGDVLVAIDNRTVDTAKDLATYLFTEGRPGETVTLTVLRDGQREQVEVTLGERPEPQNP, translated from the coding sequence ATGCGCAGTGACTACCTCGTCGTCGCCGTTGCGCTCTTGCTCGTGACCGCGGGGTTCGGCGCTGCGGGCGCCACCCCGCTGGACACTGGCGGAGCCAGCGCTGCACAGACCGACAGCACCGTCCAGCAAGCCAACTGCGACTACGCGTCGCTGTACGAACAGACCCTCGACTCGGTGGTCGGCGTCGGGACGGCGGCCGGACAGGGCTCTGGCTTCGTCTACCAGACGTTCGAGGACAACGACACGAGCTACGTCGTCACGAACGCCCACGTCGTCGGCGACGCCAGCAGGGTCGTCGTCCAGTTCGCCGACGAAACCTCGAGCACCGCCGAGGTCATCGGGACCGACGAGATCGCCGACCTCGCCGTCGTCCGGGTGGCCGACACCCCGAGCGACGTGGAGGCGCTCCCGCTCGCGGAGTCGACGCCCACTCCCGGGACCAAGGTCGCCGCCATCGGGAGCCCCTTCGGTCTCGACGAGTCCATCACCCACGGCATCGTGAGCGGCGTCAACCGCTCGCTGCCGACCGGGCAGAACGCCGCAATTCCGACCGTGCTCCAGACGGACGCCCCCATCAACCCCGGTAACAGCGGCGGCCCACTGCTGACCTGTGAGGGGACCGTCGTCGGCGTCAACACCGCCGGCCTCCCCGCGTCGCGCGCCGACAACATCGGCCTCGCCGTCCCCTCGACGCTCGTCCAGCGGGTCGTCCCGGCGCTCGTCGAGAACGGCAGCTACGAGCACGCCTACCTCGGCGTTTCGCTGGCTCCCATCACCCCGCAGCTCGCGTCGGCGAACGACCTGAACACGACCGAGGGCGTCTACGTCCACCGCGCCAACGAGGGGACGCCGGTCGCCGGCGTCTTGCAGGGGACGACCGAGGTCGCCGTCGTCGATGGGAACCGGGTTCCCGTCGGCGGTGACGTCCTCGTCGCCATCGACAACCGCACGGTGGACACGGCGAAGGACCTCGCGACGTACCTGTTCACCGAGGGCCGGCCCGGGGAGACGGTGACGCTCACGGTGCTCAGGGACGGCCAGCGCGAGCAGGTCGAGGTGACGCTGGGCGAGCGGCCCGAACCGCAGAACCCCTGA
- a CDS encoding pterin-4-alpha-carbinolamine dehydratase, protein MADVLSDDEIERRIPKRWSRDGDEITRTYEFDDYLRGVAFATEVGELAEEEFHHPEIRIGYEEVEVRFTSHEAGGVTEQDIHMAELCDDLR, encoded by the coding sequence ATGGCAGACGTACTCTCAGACGACGAGATCGAGCGGCGAATCCCGAAGCGCTGGTCCCGCGACGGCGACGAGATTACGCGCACCTACGAGTTCGACGACTACCTGAGGGGCGTGGCGTTCGCCACCGAGGTCGGCGAACTCGCCGAGGAGGAGTTCCATCACCCGGAGATCCGCATCGGGTACGAGGAGGTGGAGGTCCGGTTCACCAGCCACGAGGCGGGCGGCGTCACCGAACAGGACATCCACATGGCGGAGCTCTGCGACGACCTCCGGTAG
- a CDS encoding glutamyl-tRNA reductase has translation MNGNTGVVSGVRVSHETASLDELEAASAASDAVALDALLDQPAVAEAFVLQTCHRVEAYVVTDDPATGRRALGAAGFDPAGAGAISMGHEESLRHLLRVAAGLESLVVGEDQILGQLRDAFDAAQAAGGIDTVLRQAVTKAIHVGERARTETTINEGATSLGTAAVRLAERKTDLDGARALVVGAGEMGALAAKAFASAGVEALVVANRTPERAVRVADTVDAPTETTTLANASERTADADVVVAATSSPGYVLDSEAFADAGETVVVDLAQPRDVAPGADDEAAVSVHDLEALEAVTEATRERREDAAREVEAMIDAEFERLLAQYKRKRADEVIARMYESADRLKNREVSTAVSRLEAADGDLSEAEREVVESMADALVNQLLAAPTKSLRDAAAEDDWSTIATALELFNPEFEDGMPFDAAPNDATPAESED, from the coding sequence GTGAACGGGAACACAGGTGTCGTCTCCGGCGTGCGCGTCTCACACGAGACGGCCTCACTCGACGAACTGGAGGCCGCGAGCGCAGCGTCCGATGCGGTCGCACTCGACGCGCTGCTCGACCAGCCAGCCGTCGCGGAGGCGTTCGTCCTCCAGACGTGCCACCGCGTGGAGGCGTACGTGGTCACGGACGACCCCGCGACGGGTCGCCGCGCGCTCGGCGCCGCCGGCTTCGACCCGGCGGGCGCCGGCGCAATCTCGATGGGCCACGAGGAGAGCCTCCGTCACCTCCTTCGGGTCGCCGCCGGCCTGGAGTCCCTCGTCGTCGGCGAGGACCAGATTCTCGGTCAGTTGCGGGACGCCTTCGACGCCGCCCAGGCGGCCGGCGGCATCGACACCGTGCTCCGACAGGCCGTCACGAAGGCGATTCACGTCGGCGAGCGGGCGCGGACGGAGACGACCATCAACGAGGGCGCCACCTCCCTCGGGACGGCGGCGGTCCGCCTCGCCGAGCGAAAGACCGACCTCGACGGCGCCCGCGCGCTGGTGGTCGGCGCGGGCGAGATGGGGGCGCTCGCGGCGAAGGCGTTCGCGAGCGCCGGCGTCGAGGCCCTCGTCGTCGCGAACCGGACGCCGGAGCGGGCGGTCCGGGTCGCCGACACCGTCGACGCGCCGACGGAGACGACGACGCTCGCGAACGCAAGCGAGCGGACGGCTGACGCGGACGTGGTCGTCGCCGCGACCAGCAGCCCGGGCTACGTCCTCGACAGCGAGGCGTTCGCGGACGCGGGCGAAACGGTTGTCGTGGACCTCGCACAGCCCCGGGACGTCGCGCCCGGGGCCGACGACGAGGCGGCGGTGTCTGTCCACGACCTCGAGGCCCTGGAAGCGGTGACGGAGGCGACCCGTGAGCGCCGCGAGGATGCCGCCCGCGAGGTGGAGGCGATGATCGACGCGGAGTTCGAGCGGCTGCTCGCCCAGTACAAGCGCAAGCGCGCCGACGAGGTCATCGCCCGGATGTACGAGAGCGCCGACCGGCTGAAGAACCGCGAGGTGTCGACGGCCGTCTCGCGGCTCGAGGCCGCGGACGGCGACCTCTCGGAGGCGGAACGCGAGGTCGTGGAGTCGATGGCCGACGCCCTGGTCAACCAGCTGCTCGCGGCGCCGACGAAGAGCCTGCGGGACGCCGCCGCGGAGGACGACTGGTCGACCATCGCGACCGCCCTCGAACTGTTCAACCCCGAGTTCGAGGACGGGATGCCGTTCGACGCCGCGCCGAACGACGCGACGCCGGCTGAGTCGGAGGACTGA
- a CDS encoding precorrin-2 oxidase/ferrochelatase, whose amino-acid sequence MIPLLHDFEGETVLVVGGGPVGARKARRFAQEAEVVVLSPEFADDDFGDADRVQTEPAPAEASDWVERTDPALVVAATDDAAVNDAFAAAAREAGALVNRADESGGRDADSVVVPATVRDDPVTVAVATGGASPALSKHLREELESEFEGAGEMATLTAALRADLKAAGVAPKRRREAVRAVVRSDAVWKALRTGSSNPRETAEGVVSSAVGEVTWST is encoded by the coding sequence ATGATACCGCTGCTCCACGACTTCGAGGGCGAGACAGTGCTGGTCGTCGGCGGCGGCCCGGTCGGCGCGCGGAAGGCCCGCCGGTTCGCCCAGGAGGCCGAAGTGGTCGTGTTGAGCCCAGAGTTCGCGGACGACGACTTCGGCGATGCGGACCGCGTGCAGACCGAACCGGCGCCCGCCGAGGCGAGCGACTGGGTCGAGCGCACCGACCCCGCGCTCGTCGTCGCGGCGACTGACGACGCGGCCGTCAACGACGCGTTCGCGGCGGCGGCGCGTGAGGCTGGCGCGCTCGTGAACCGCGCCGACGAGTCCGGGGGCCGGGACGCCGACAGCGTCGTGGTGCCCGCGACAGTGCGGGACGACCCGGTGACCGTCGCCGTCGCCACCGGCGGCGCGAGTCCCGCGCTCTCGAAGCACCTCCGGGAGGAACTGGAGTCGGAGTTCGAGGGCGCGGGGGAGATGGCGACGCTGACCGCCGCCCTCCGCGCCGACCTGAAGGCGGCAGGCGTCGCCCCGAAACGTCGGCGCGAGGCCGTACGGGCTGTCGTGCGGTCGGACGCGGTTTGGAAGGCTTTACGTACCGGAAGTTCCAACCCTCGGGAAACGGCCGAAGGCGTGGTTTCGAGCGCCGTCGGCGAAGTGACGTGGTCTACGTGA
- a CDS encoding heme biosynthesis protein, whose protein sequence is MDIADLDDRDRAVLNAFQGGFPVVQRPFEPAAHALRSRGIESEPADLLERVQRLDEEGVLTRFGALINAEEIGGNASLVAMHAPEDRYEEIAELVNERREVAHNYEREHPHLNMWFVVSVADDECVEDVLADIEAETGQQTYNLPKLREFRVEAKFLVDGPVSDGDVDLSHLGPTPTPTDRDTITPAERDLVLAVQDGLPIVETPYAAVAAEIGQETDWVVETLRRFNEEGKVRRVGVIPNHYSLGYTENGMTVWDVPDDLVSEVGPAVAGLDFVTHCYERPRHDGVWPYNFFAMTHGRTEEESQERIEQVRDVMEQYWDVGDDDWDTLFSTRILKKTGIRLAERADANTA, encoded by the coding sequence ATGGACATCGCGGACCTCGACGACCGGGACCGCGCCGTACTCAACGCCTTCCAGGGCGGATTCCCGGTCGTCCAGCGGCCGTTCGAGCCCGCAGCACACGCGCTGCGCTCGCGCGGCATCGAGAGTGAGCCTGCGGACCTCCTCGAACGCGTGCAACGACTCGACGAGGAGGGCGTGCTGACGCGGTTCGGCGCGCTCATCAACGCCGAGGAGATCGGCGGCAACGCGTCGCTCGTCGCGATGCACGCCCCCGAGGACCGCTACGAGGAGATCGCCGAGCTCGTCAACGAACGCCGCGAGGTCGCGCACAACTACGAGCGCGAACACCCGCACCTGAACATGTGGTTCGTCGTGTCGGTCGCCGACGACGAGTGCGTCGAGGACGTGCTCGCCGACATCGAGGCCGAGACCGGCCAGCAGACGTACAACCTCCCGAAACTACGGGAGTTCCGCGTGGAGGCGAAGTTCCTCGTCGACGGCCCCGTCTCGGACGGCGACGTCGACCTCTCGCACCTCGGACCGACGCCCACACCGACCGACCGCGACACCATCACGCCCGCCGAGCGCGACCTCGTGCTCGCGGTACAGGACGGTCTCCCAATCGTGGAGACGCCGTACGCTGCGGTCGCCGCCGAGATCGGTCAGGAGACCGACTGGGTCGTCGAGACGCTCCGGCGGTTCAACGAGGAGGGGAAGGTGCGCCGCGTCGGCGTCATCCCGAACCACTACTCGCTGGGGTACACGGAGAACGGGATGACCGTCTGGGACGTGCCGGACGACCTCGTGAGCGAGGTCGGGCCGGCGGTGGCGGGCCTCGACTTCGTCACGCACTGCTACGAGCGCCCGCGCCACGACGGCGTCTGGCCGTACAACTTCTTCGCGATGACTCACGGCCGGACCGAAGAAGAGAGCCAGGAGCGCATCGAGCAGGTCCGGGACGTGATGGAGCAGTACTGGGACGTCGGCGACGACGACTGGGACACGCTGTTCTCGACGCGCATCCTGAAGAAGACGGGCATCAGGCTCGCGGAGCGCGCCGACGCCAACACCGCATGA